In one Acomys russatus chromosome 15, mAcoRus1.1, whole genome shotgun sequence genomic region, the following are encoded:
- the Igsf10 gene encoding immunoglobulin superfamily member 10 — NYRRASRSLKHQFLSCKLEKTKPFVPFGSKELSFTQGKTLIGRLPVSAYVPRGLRAKTEELRIKMKGREASGLLICLSMVLLAVTPGSRACPRRCACYVPTEVHCTFRYLTSIPESIPANVERINLGYNSLARLTENDFYGLNKLELLMLHSNGIHTVTGKTFAGLQSLQVLKMSYNKIQVIRKDTFYGLKSLTRLHMDHNSIEFINPAAFYGLTLLRLVHLEGNRLTKLHPDTFVSLSYLQIFKTSFIKYLFLSDNFLTSLPQEMVSYMPNLESLYLHGNPWTCDCRLKWLSDWIQEKPDVIKCKKDRSPSSPQQCPLCMNPRVSKGRPIAMVPDGAFLCTKPIIDPSLKLKSLAIPEDNGSASILPQDFIEPFGSLSLNMTDLSGNKANVYCGIQKPSRTLPAAFTEENDYIMLNMSFSTNLVCSVDYDHIQPVWQLLALYSDSPLILERKPQLTETPRLSSKYKQVALLPEDIFTNVEADFRADPFWFQQEKISLQLNRTATTLSTLQIQFSTDAQITLPRAEVRLVKPKWTMILMMNSTKLEHTVLAGGTIALDCPGQGDPPPHLEWLLADGSKVKAPYVSEDGRILIDKKGKLELQMADTFDAGLYHCISTNYADADILTYRITVVEPYAETMHENGVQQTVVTGETLDLPCLSTGVPDASVSWVLPGNTVFAQSSRERQILNNGTLRILQVTPKDQGHYRCVAANPSGADVSMFQVSVQMKGHRTVEHDRETDGSGLGDPNPSVPLKQPPSLKLSTSALAGEEAGKQVSGVRKKDKYRELRHRRRGDSTPRRFREHRRQFPLSTRRIDPQHWAALLEKAKKNSVTKKQENTTVKPEPLAAPFVVLPGEEEDASGMISLDEEAIVLKTKASGISETPSAADSRAVNHSFATSITHGTEVSTVNTQTLQSKHRSDSKSFNVIDATAMSKSIKPMVASKIEDTTNQNAIILFPSVPRVSEIQDSAQAGRQASSLSAHPVTGGTVAAYGHTNMFSSFTNKADTVMHSVRPTESYGHQIPVTGVNIARHNGTFSHTSKEPNFPKSLSDSHTAAPSLFHVPRNSTANFSLPRQLGRERTPWRRGRVISPHRTPILRRHRYRIVRPAPKGPDNRNTSQFSATESQGMCRTCSSTERLPLVTTALSIPGPSLSTLSRANNTGVIAEESTTMVKKPALLFKNEQNVDVETITTTIEYFRAERTQVTLTEASTTSAPTSASLGKTPIDNSGYLSMSRTIQAERDLVVTSLLPSPLSKLSMPTKATRTKSSRRKTPWHRIFTNRHNKKGMSKKVHQFSVQKHTATMPPQIAPLLPTEDGSPSHSTTLSPGWTPSPSAAMAATHHNATEAQAARSLSAGTEQPFTHSSIVLSSITSKRLPTTSFLSVETATRTTPTAPTSVIISKTQKTRSKEAKGQIKRPQKNRKNPSTTPKQISSFSIYPAPTAADSSSAFTHAPLRDTGRIVSTVGLHSETSLLGITEPSQEHTQTLANTTASETTLFSQSQESTTMKSASAIPPFLSSEMLPVPIPSPPPFTKDVVTDSEVTSVFKMMTDRMVTVYEPPRHNADGQQSSAEASPNPETISGATNVPSTNLFPSTPMPALRMDKPQNSKWKPSPRPENQFQLKSHSETTEKGKRPAMSMPPPLGFPEASTGALRWNGQKQAEGSVFDKKPVHKPTSKFLPYDPLPKTILEKPRIIGGKAARFTIPTNSDAFLPCEAVGNPLPTIHWTRVSSGLELSQGTQKSRFHVLPNGTLFIQRVSVQDRGYYLCSASNPLGIDHLHVTLSVVSYPARILDRHAKEITVYSGSTVELKCRAEGMPKPTISWILANQTVVSETPGGNRKVWVTPDGTLIIYHLSVYDRGYYKCVASNSAGQDSLSVKIQVITAPPVIIEQKRQAVIGALGESLKLPCTAKGTPQPSVHWVLHDGTQLKPLQLTHSKFFLYPNGTLSVRNIAPSDRGTYECIATSSSGSERRVVILTVEEQETVPRIEIASQKWTEVNLGEKLLLNCSATGDPKPRIIWRLPSKVVIDQWHRMGSRIQVYSNGSLVIGSVTEKDAGDYLCVARNKMGDDLILMHVRLRLAPAKIEHKHHVKKQVLHGKDFQVDCKASGSPVPEVSWSLPDGTMINNAVQADDSGHRTKRYTLFHNGTLYFNKVGIAEEGDYICYAQNTLGKDEMKVHLTVVTASPRITQSYKPNMRLKAGDTAVLDCEVTGEPKPNIFWLLPSNRVISFSNDRYTFHANGTLSINKVKPLDSGEYLCVARNPSGDDTKMYKLDVVSKPPLINGLYTNKTVIKATAVWHSKKQLHCRADGIPPPQIKWIMPDNIVLTAPYYGSRITVHKNGTLEIRNIRLSDSADFICVARNEGGESMLVVQLDVLEMLRRPTFRNPFNEKVVTQVGKSIALNCSVDGNPPPDIIWILPDGTRISNRPQNSPYLIASNGSLIIYKATRDKSGKYRCTARNKVGYIEKLVVLEVGQKPVILTYALGMVKSASGESLALHCVSDGIPKPTVKWTMPSGHVIDRPQVDGKYILHENGTLVIKETTVYDRGNYICKAQNSVGQAVISVPVMIVAYPPRIINRPPRHMLRTRGEAMQLHCVALGVPKPGITWERPGQSLLSKATERKSHGSEMLHPQGALVIRNLQTSDSGVYKCTAQNLLGTDYATTYVQVL; from the exons AATTACAGAAGAGCCTCCAGGTCTCTGAAGCATCAGTTCCTCAGTTGTAAGTTAGAAAAGACTAAGCCATTTGTTCCCTTTGGAAGCAAAGAACTTTCCTTCACTCAGGGGAAGACTCTCATCGGAagacttcctgtctctgcctatgTTCCAAGAGGACTCAGAGCCAAGACAGAAGAGCTCAG GATAAAGATGAAAGGCAGAGAAGCCAGTGGCTTACTGATCTGCCTCAGCATGGTCCTCCTGGCGGTCACCCCTGGAAGCAGGGCCTGCCCTCGCCGCTGTGCCTGTTATGTGCCCACAGAGGTGCACTGCACATTTCGGTACCTGACTTCCATTCCAGAAAGCATCCCAGCCAATGTGGAGCGCATAAATTTAGG atatAACAGCCTCGCTAGACTGACGGAAAATGACTTTTATGGCCTGAACAAACTGGAGTTGCTCATGCTGCACAGTAACGGTATTCACACAGTCACTGGCAAGACCTTCGCAGGTTTGCAGTCCTTGCAG GTCTTAAAAATGAGCTATAACAAAATCCAAGTAATTCGGAAGGATACTTTCTATGGACTCAAGAGTTTGACCCGGTTGCACATGGATCACAACAGCATTGAGTTTATCAACCCTGCGGCTTTTTATGGACTCACGTTGCTCCGCCTGGTACATTTAGAAGGAAATCGCCTCACAAAGCTCCACCCAGACACATTTGTCTCATTAAGCTATCTCCAGATATTTAAAACCTCTTTCATTAAGTACCTGTTCTTGTCTGATAACTTCCTGACCTCCCTCCCACAAGAAATGGTCTCCTACATGCCAAACCTAGAAAGCCTCTATTTGCATGGAAACCCATGGACCTGTGACTGCCGTTTAAAGTGGTTGTCTGACTGGATACAGGAGAAGCCAG ATGTAATAAAGTGCAAGAAGGACAGGAGCCCCTCCAGTCCTCAGCAATGTCCTCTTTGCATGAACCCCAGGGTCTCTAAAGGCAGACCGATTGCTATGGTACCAGATGGAGCTTTCCTGTGTACAAAGCCTATCATTGACCCATCACTGAAGTTAAAGAGCCTGGCTATTCCAGAGGACAATGGATCTGCTTCCATTTTACCCCAGGATTTCATAGAACCTTTTGGCTCCTTGTCTTTGAACATGACAGACCTGTCTGGAAATAAGGCCAATGTGTACTGCGGTATCCAAAAGCCATCCAGGACATTGCCAGCTGCattcacagaagaaaatgactaCATCATGTTAAATATGTCGTTTTCAACAAATCTGGTGTGCAGTGTCGATTACGATCACATTCAGCCTGTATGGCAGCTTCTAGCTTTGTACAGTGACTCGCCTCTGATATTAGAAAGGAAGCCCCAGCTAACTGAGACGCCGCGGCTGTCTTCCAAATATAAACAGGTGGCTCTTCTACCTGAAGACATTTTCACCAATGTAGAGGCTGATTTCAGAGCAGATCCTTTCTGGTTCCAGCAAGAAAAAATTTCCTTGCAGCTGAACAGAACCGCCACCACACTTAGTACGCTACAGATCCAGTTTTCCACTGATGCTCAAATCACTTTACCAAGGGCAGAGGTGAGACTGGTGAAACCCAAATGGACCATGATTCTGATGATGAACAGTACCAAATTGGAACACACTGTTTTGGCTGGGGGCACTATTGCCCTGGACTGCCCAGGCCAAGGTGACCCTCCACCTCACTTGGAATGGCTTCTGGCTGACGGGAGTAAAGTGAAGGCCCCTTATGTTAGCGAGGATGGGCGAATCCTAATAGACAAAAAAGGGAAGTTAGAACTGCAGATGGCTGATACCTTCGATGCAGGGCTTTACCACTGTATTAGCACCAATTATGCAGATGCAGATATACTTACCTACAGGATAACTGTGGTGGAGCCCTATGCAGAAACCATGCATGAAAATGGAGTTCAACAAACAGTGGTTACTGGTGAGACACTTGATCTTCCATGCCTTTCCACTGGTGTTCCAGATGCTTCTGTGAGCTGGGTCCTTCCAGGAAACACCGTGTTTGCTCAGTCATCGAGAGAGAGACAAATTCTTAACAACGGGACCTTAAGAATATTACAGGTTACTCCAAAAGACCAAGGTCACTACCGCTGTGTAGCGGCCAATCCGTCGGGGGCTGATGTTTCCATGTTTCAAGTCTCAGTCCAAATGAAAGGCCACAGGACAGTTGAGCATGATCGAGAAACAGATGGTTCTGGACTTGGAGACCCCAATCCCAGTGTCCCCCTTAAGCAGCCACCATCTTTGAAACTCTCTACATCAGCTTTGGCAGGGGAAGAGGCTGGAAAACAAGTCTCTGGTGTACgtaagaaagacaaatacagagaGCTAAGACACCGGCGGCGCGGGGATTCCACACCCCGTCGTTTCAGGGAGCACAGGAGGCAGTTCCCTCTCTCGACTCGGAGAATTGACCCACAACACTGGGCAGCACTATTagagaaagcaaaaaagaattctgtgacaaagaagcaagaaaatacCACAGTAAAGCCGGAGCCATTGGCCGCTCCCTTTGTGGTGCTTCCTGGTGAGGAAGAAGATGCTTCCGGCATGATTTCTCTAGATGAAGAAGCCATTGTTCTGAAAACTAAGGCTTCTGGCATCTCAGAAACGCCATCGGCTGCTGACTCTAGAGCAGTGAATCATAGCTTTGCGACAAGTATAACTCATGGCACAGAAGTCTCGACTGTGAATACACAAACACTACAATCCAAACACCGCTCTGATTCCAAGTCATTTAATGTTATTGATGCCACAGCCATGTCAAAGAGCATAAAGCCAATGGTGGCAAGCAAAATAGAAGATACAACCAACCAAAATGCAATCATTCTCTTTCCGTCAGTACCACGAGTATCGGAAATTCAAGACTCTGCTCAGGCAGGGAGACAAGCATCTTCCCTAAGTGCACACCCAGTAACAGGAGGGACCGTGGCCGCTTATGGCCACACCAACATGTTTAGTAGCTTTACCAACAAAGCTGATACAGTCATGCACTCAGTACGTCCAACAGAAAGTTATGGGCATCAGATACCTGTAACAGGAGTCAACAtagccaggcataatggcacCTTTTCTCACACTTCTAAAGAGCCTAACTTCCCCAAGAGCCTTTCAGATTCACACACGGCTGCCCCTTCTCTATTTCACGTTCCTAGAAACAGCACAGCTAACTTCTCCCTGCCAAGGCAgttgggaagagagaggacaCCGTGGAGGAGAGGGCGAGTTATAAGCCCACATAGAACCCCAATTCTCCGACGGCACAGATACAGGATTGTGAGGCCAGCACCCAAGGGACCTGATAACAGAAACACTAGTCAGTTTTCAGCCACAGAGTCTCAGGGGATGTGCCGAACCTGTTCTTCCACAGAGAGGCTCCCCTTGGTTACTACAGCACTGTCCATCCCAGGCCCATCTCTCAGCACCCTCTCCAGAGCTAACAACACTGGAGTCATAGCAGAAGAGTCCACCACTATGGTCAAGAAACCAGCATTATTATTTAAGAACGAACAAAATGTAGACGTTGAGACAATAACAACCACTATAGAATACTTCCGAGCTGAAAGGACCCAAGTGACTCTCACTGAAGCAAGCACAACTTCTGCTCCAACATCTGCATCCCTGGGGAAAACTCCAATAGACAACAGTGGTTACCTGAGCATGTCTAGGACCATCCAAGCCGAAAGAGATTTGGTGGTGACATCGCTACTTCCCAGTCCCCTCAGCAAACTCTCAATGCCAACAAAAGCAACGCGCACAAAATCCTCAAGAAGGAAAACTCCCTGGCACCGGATCTTTACAAACAGGCACAACAAAAAAGGGATGTCAAAGAAGGTGCATCAATTCAGTGTACAAAAGCACACAGCCACAATGCCTCCCCAAATAGCTCCTCTCTTACCCACAGAGGATGGCTCTCCCTCACACTCTACAACACTCTCTCCAGGTTGGACGCCATCACCATCTGCAGCAATGGCGGCCACTCACCACAATGCCACTGAAGCACAAGCTGCCAGAAGTCTCTCAGCAGGGACAGAGCAGCCCTTCACCCACTCCTCCATAGTGCTTTCTAGTATCACGAGCAAGAGACTGCCTACAACGAGCTTCCTGTCCGTGGAGACAGCCACACGGACAACTCCTACTGCCCCCACATCTGTCATTatctccaaaacccaaaagacAAGATCCAAAGAGGCAAAAGGCCAAATAAAGAGGCctcagaagaacaggaagaaccCAAGCACCACCCCCAAGCAGATTTCCAGCTTTAGCATCTACCCAGCTCCAACAGCAGCTGATTCGTCCTCGGCTTTCACTCATGCCCCTCTTCGAGACACTGGTAGAATTGTAAGCACAGTTGGTCTTCACTCAGAAACTAGTCTCCTGGGCATAACGGAACCGTCTCAGGAACACACTCAGACTTTGGCAAATACAACAGCTTCAGAAACAACACTGTTCAGCCAATCGCAGGAGAGTACCACTATGAAAAGTGCCTCAGCCATACCTCCATTCCTCAGCAGTGAGATGCTCCCAGTGCccattccttcccctcctccctttacTAAAGACGTGGTTACAGACAGTGAGGTCACATCGGTCTTCAAGATGATGACAGATAGAATGGTCACTGTATATGAACCCCCAAGGCACAATGCAGATGGGCAGCAGTCCTCAGCAGAGGCTAGCCCAAATCCTGAGACCATAAGTGGAGCCACTAACGTTCCCTCCACTAATCTGTTTCCTTCCACTCCTATGCCAGCACTACGAATGGACAAACCACAGAATTCTAAATGGAAGCCCTCTCCCAGGCCAGAAAACCAATTTCAGCTCAAGTCACACTCAGAAACTACTGAAAAGGGCAAAAGGCCAGCGATGAGCATGCCGCCCCCTCTCGGCTTCCCAGAGGCCAGCACTGGCGCCTTACGTTGGAAtggacagaagcaagcagaaggGAGTGTCTTTGATAAGAAGCCTGTTCACAAGCCAACTTCCAAATTCCTTCCCTACGACCCGTTACCTAAGACTATTTTGGAAAAACCAAGAATAATTGGAGGAAAGGCTGCAAGATTTACTATTCCGACTAACTCAGATGCCTTTCTTCCCTGTGAGGCTGTTGGAAACCCCCTTCCCACCATCCACTGGACCAGAGTCTCATCAG GACTTGAATTATCCCAAGGGACACAGAAAAGCAGGTTCCATGTGCTTCCCAATGGCACCTTGTTTATCCAGAGGGTCAGCGTTCAGGACCGTGGGTACTACCTGTGCTCTGCATCTAACCCACTAGGCATAGACCATCTCCATGTCACTTTGTCTGTGGTTTCTTACCCTGCCAGAATCCTGGACAGGCATGCCAAGGAGATTACAGTTTATTCTGGCAGTACAGTGGAATTAAAGTGCAGAGCGGAAGGTATGCCGAAGCCTACAATTTCCTGGATACTTGCAAACCAAACCGTGGTCTCAGAAACACCTGGAGGAAACAGAAAGGTCTGGGTAACACCTGATGGGACGTTGATCATCTATCATCTGAGTGTTTATGACCGTGGATATTACAAGTGTGTGGCCAGCAACTCAGCTGGCCAGGATTCACTGTCGGTTAAGATACAAGTCATCACAGCTCCCCCTGTTATTATTGAACAAAAGAGGCAAGCTGTCATTGGGGCTTTAGGTGAAAGTTTGAAACTGCCCTGCACTGCAAAAGGAACTCCCCAGCCCAGTGTTCACTGGGTACTCCATGATGGGACTCAACTAAAACCGCTGCAGTTGACTCATTCCAAGTTTTTCTTGTATCCGAATGGGACTCTCTCTGTAAGAAACATCGCTCCCTCTGACAGGGGCACTTATGAATGCATTGCCACCAGCTCGTCAGGCTCAGAGAGAAGGGTAGTGATTCTTACAGTGGAAGAGCAAGAGACAGTCCCCAGGATAGAAATTGCCTCTCAGAAATGGACAGAGGTGAATTTGGGTGAAAAGTTACTACTGAACTGCTCAGCTACTGGCGATCCAAAACCTAGAATAATCTGGAGGTTACCATCCAAGGTCGTCATCGACCAGTGGCACAG AATGGGCAGCCGAATCCAGGTCTACTCAAACGGATCCTTAGTTATCGGATCGGTGACGGAAAAGGATGCTGGTGACTACTTGTGTGTGGCAAGAAACAAAATGGGCGACGATCTGATCCTGATGCATGTCCGCCTAAGGCTGGCGCCTGCCAAAATTGAACACAAGCATCATGTGAAGAAGCAAGTTCTCCACGGGAAAGACTTCCAAGTTGACTGCAAGGCTTCTGGCTCCCCTGTGCCCGAGGTATCCTGGAGTCTGCCTGATGGGACAATGATCAACAATGCGGTGCAAGCTGATGATAGTGGCCACAGGACCAAGAGGTACACCCTTTTCCACAATGGAACCTTGTATTTCAACAAAGTTGGGATTGCAGAGGAAGGAGATTATATTTGCTATGCCCAGAACACCTTAGGAAAGGATGAAATGAAAGTCCACCTAACAGTTGTAACGGCCAGCCCACGGATAACGCAAAGCTACAAGCCCAACATGAGGCTCAAGGCTGGAGACACTGCTGTCCTTGACTGTGAAGTCACTGGGGAACCCAAGCCAAATATATTTTGGTTGCTGCCTTCCAACAGAGTTATTTCGTTCTCCAATGATAGGTACACATTTCATGCCAATGGAACTTTATCCATCAATAAAGTGAAGCCGCTTGACTCTGGGGAGTATCTGTGTGTAGCTCGGAACCCGAGTGGGGATGACACTAAAATGTACAAACTGGATGTTGTCTCTAAACCCCCCTTAATCAACGGTCTGTACACAAATAAAACTGTTATTAAAGCCACAGCTGTTTGGCACTCCAAAAAACAACTTCACTGCAGAGCAGATGGGATCCCACCTCCCCAAATCAAGTGGATTATGCCAGACAATATTGTCCTCACAGCTCCATACTATGGAAGCAGAATCACAGTGCATAAAAATGGAACCTTGGAAATTAGGAACATCAGGCTTTCTGATTCAGCAGACTTCATCTGTGTGGCTCGGAACGAAGGAGGGGAGAGCATGCTGGTGGTGCAGTTAGACGTCCTGGAAATGCTGAGAAGACCAACATTCAGAAACCCATTCAATGAAAAAGTAGTCACTCAAGTTGGCAAGTCCATAGCCCTAAACTGCTCTGTGGACGGGAACCCACCACCTGATATAATCTGGATTTTACCTGATGGCACACGAATTTCTAATAGACCACAAAATTCCCCATATCTGATAGCAAGCAATGGATCTCTCATCATTTATAAAGCAACTCGGGACAAGTCAGGAAAGTATCGCTGCACAGCTAGAAATAAAGTTGGCTATATCGAGAAACTTGTCGTATTAGAAGTTGGGCAGAAACCAGTTATTCTGACATATGCCCTAGGGATGGTAAAAAGTGCCAGTGGGGAGTCTCTAGCGCTGCACTGTGTGTCTGACGGAATCCCTAAGCCAACTGTTAAATGGACTATGCCAAGTGGCCATGTAATAGACAGACCCCAAGTGGATGGAAAATACATATTGCATGAAAATGGTACATTGGTCATCAAAGAAACAACAGTTTACGACAGAGGAAATTATATCTGTAAGGCTCAAAACAGTGTTGGCCAGGCAGTGATTTCTGTTCCAGTGATGATTGTGGCTTACCCTCCTCGAATTATAAACCGCCCACCCAGGCACATGCTCAGGACGAGAGGAGAAGCAATGCAGCtccactgtgtggccctgggagTCCCCAAGCCAGGAATCACCTGGGAGAGGCCgggacagtccctgctctcaaaggcaacagaaagaaaaagccatggGAGTGAGATGCTTCACCCACAAGGTGCCCTGGTCATTCGGAATCTCCAAACCTCAGATTCTGGAGTCTATAAGTGCACAGCCCAGAACCTACTTGGTACTGATTATGCAACAACTTACGTTCAAGTACTCTGA